One genomic window of Manihot esculenta cultivar AM560-2 chromosome 16, M.esculenta_v8, whole genome shotgun sequence includes the following:
- the LOC110604009 gene encoding senescence/dehydration-associated protein At3g51250 isoform X2: MGCFRPTRSSTTSTMKATSSNAAHTAYQQNPEPKNLKQEVLLQIPACTVHLMEGGEALELATGEFTLVRILDDNVSLATIVKAGDLQWPLTKDEPVVKLDGLHYLFSLPMKDDDPLSYGVTFLEQYSSSLGLLDAFLSENSCFSRPASSTRSKNLDWKEFAPSVEDYNNVLAKAIAQGTGQLVKGIFKCSNAYNNQVQKGGEMILTRAAEEKNGAPAKEISRSKSSTGATKNSKVNKSLKRVRKLSNMTEKLSKTMLDGVGIATGSVMGTVVKSQAGKALLSTVPGEVILASLDAVNKIVDAAEAAEKQAFSATSKATSRMVTNSE, from the exons ATGGGTTGTTTTAGGCCAACAAGGTCCAGCACCACCTCTACCATGAAGGCTACCTCATCAAATGCTGCTCATACAGCTTACCAACAAAACCCAGAACCCAAAAATCTCAAACAAGAAGTTCTATTGCAAATCCCAGCATGCACAGTTCATCTGATGGAAGGTGGAGAAGCTCTAGAACTCGCCACGGGTGAGTTCACTCTCGTTCGTATCTTGGACGATAATGTTTCTCTTGCTACAATTGTGAAAGCTGGTGATCTCCAATGGCCTCTGACAAAAGATGAACCGGTGGTTAAGCTTGATGGTTTACACTATCTCTTCTCTTTGCCAATGAAAGATGATGATCCTTTGAGCTATGGTGTAACTTTCTTGGAGCAGTACAGTAGCAGTTTGGGTTTGCTGGATGCGTTTCTTTCTGAAAATTCGTGCTTTTCGAGGCCTGCTTCATCAACTAGGAGTAAAAATCTTGATTGGAAAGAGTTTGCTCCAAGTGTTGAAGATTACAACAATGTTTTGGCCAAGGCTATTGCGCAAGGAACTGGTCAGCTTGTCAAGGGAATCTTCAAATGTAGTAATGCATACAATAACCAG GTCCAGAAAGGAGGGGAAATGATTTTAACTCGTGCTGCAGAGGAGAAAAATGGTGCTCCAGCCAAAGAAATTAGCAGGAGCAAATCAAGTACTGGGGCCACAAAGAACAGCAAAGTCAACAAAAGTTTAAAACG TGTGAGAAAGCTGTCCAACATGACAGAAAAGCTGAGCAAAACTATGCTTGATGGCGTTGGAATTGCTACTGGTTCAGTTATGGGGACTGTGGTGAAATCCCAAGCAGGGAAGGCATTGCTATCTACGGTACCAGGAGAAGTCATCTTAGCTTCACTTGATGCTGTCA
- the LOC110603710 gene encoding uncharacterized protein LOC110603710 isoform X3 gives MKNSMRAGNSFAFLFHDITELEHSNQVNLPRVTVVMPLKGFGEHNLHNWRSQITSLYGGPLEFLFVVESTEDPAYHAISRLVTEFKDDVDARVIVAGLSTTCSQKIHNQLFGVEKMHKDSKYVLFLDDDVRLHPGSIGALTAEMEKTPEIFIQTGYPLDLPSGSLGSYCIYEYHMPCSMGFATGGKTFFLWGGCMMMHADDFRYDRYGVVSGLRDGGYSDDMTFAAIAGAHKRLITSPPVAVFPHPLASDLSFSRYWNYLRKQTFVLESYTTKVNWIMNRALFSSHCYLSWGFVAPYLMAMTHVAAALRIYIRGYAHEETIFVSNGLLLVTGLAVCTFIELFSMWNLTRIEVQLCNMLSPEAPQLSLATYNWVLVFIAMLVDNFLYPISAFRSHFSQSINWSGIRYHLKNGKIYKIERSKGKGPIYTDLGGKHLYGKKGAPPKTSFLGSLVKSLAQWRQPKKFDG, from the exons ATGAAGAATAGTATGAGAGCTGGCAATAGCTTTGCATTTCTTTTTCATGATATTACTGAACTGGAGCACTCAAATCAGGTCAATCTGCCTCGAGTTACTGTTGTTATGCCTTTAAAGGGGTTTGGAGAACACAACTTACATAATTGGAGAAGTCAG ATAACATCTCTCTATGGTGGTCCTCTAGAATTCCTTTTTGTGGTGGAAAGTACAGAAGACCCAGCATACCATGCTATATCTCGCTTAGTAACTGAATTTAag GATGATGTTGATGCTAGAGTTATTGTAGCTGGTTTGTCAACAACTTGTAGTCAGAAAATCCACAACCAGTTG TTTGGTGTAGAGAAAATGCATAAAGACAGCAAGTATGTATTATTTTTGGATGATGATGTTAGACTGCACCCTGGTTCAATTGGAGCCCTGACTGCTGAAATGGAAAAAACCCCTGAG ATATTTATTCAAACTGGGTACCCTCTTGATCTGCCTTCGGGGAGTTTAGGAAGCTATTGCATCTATGAATATCACATG CCTTGTTCAATGGGCTTTGCCACTGGTGGGAAAACATTCTTTCTTTGGGGCGGGTGCATGATG ATGCATGCTGATGATTTTAGATATGACCGCTATGGTGTGGTATCAGGACTACGAGATGGTGGATACTCGGATGATATGACTTTTGCAGCTATAGCTG GGGCTCATAAGAGGCTTATTACATCACCTCCAGTTGCTGTTTTTCCTCACCCACTTGCTAGTGATCTTAGTTTTTCGAG GTACTGGAATTACTTGAGGAAGCAAACATTTGTCTTGGAATCATATACAACAAAGGTTAATTGGATAATGAACCGTGCATTATTTTCTTCCCACTGCTACTTGTCATGGGGGTTTGTGGCGCCATACCTTATGGCTATGACTCATGTTGCAGCTGCACTCCGAATCTATATCCGAGGATATGCACACGAGGAAACAATCTTTGTTTCCAACG GGTTGTTACTGGTCACCGGCCTAGCTGTGTGCACTTTTATAGAACTTTTCTCAATGTGGAATTTGACGAGAATAGAAGTTCAACTATGCAACATGCTATCCCCTGAGGCACCTCAACTCTCTCTTGCTACTTATAACTGGGTCCTT GTATTCATTGCAATGCTGGTGGATAACTTCCTATACCCCATATCTGCATTCCGTTCACACTTTTCTCAGTCTATAAATTGGTCTGGTATTCGGTACCACTTGAAGAATGGGAAAATATACAAG ATCGAAagaagcaagggtaaaggcccAATTTACACGGACTTGGGAGGAAAACATTTATACGGGAAGAAAGGAGCTCCTCCAAAAACCTCTTTCCTTGGCTCTTTGGTAAAGAGTTTGGCACAGTGGCGACAGCCTAAGAAGTTTGATGGCTAG
- the LOC110603711 gene encoding cytochrome B5-like protein, with the protein MAVAVVALILVFLLGGFILIPRRLKSAQRQKVQSSISEKKVSKFYSKAEVSLHNKRTDCWIIIKEKVYDVTSYVEEHPGGDAILAHAGDDSTEGFYGPQHATRVFDMIDDFYIGDLEQ; encoded by the exons ATGGCTGTAGCTGTGGTGGCATTGATTTTGGTTTTCCTATTGGGAGGTTTTATTTTGATTCCTCGACGCCTTAAATCTG CTCAAAGACAGAAGGTGCAATCAAGTATTAGCGAGAAGAAG GTATCCAAATTTTACAGTAAAGCCGAAGTATCTCTGCATAATAAGAGAACTGACTGTTGGATCATTATCAAGGAAAAG GTGTATGATGTTACCTCATATGTAGAAGAACACCCTGGAGGCGATGCCATTCTAGCACATGCTGGGGATGATTCAACCGAAGGATTTTATGG ACCTCAACATGCTACAAGAGTCTTTGACATGATTGATGATTTCTATATTGGAGACCTAGAGCAGTAA
- the LOC110603710 gene encoding uncharacterized protein LOC110603710 isoform X2 → MPALRYLDWFLFSLSRAFCSPLAIFIQIQGCVICLALAIGWAFAAFVRNREIKRMKNSMRAGNSFAFLFHDITELEHSNQVNLPRVTVVMPLKGFGEHNLHNWRSQITSLYGGPLEFLFVVESTEDPAYHAISRLVTEFKDDVDARVIVAGLSTTCSQKIHNQLFGVEKMHKDSKYVLFLDDDVRLHPGSIGALTAEMEKTPEIFIQTGYPLDLPSGSLGSYCIYEYHMMHADDFRYDRYGVVSGLRDGGYSDDMTFAAIAGAHKRLITSPPVAVFPHPLASDLSFSRYWNYLRKQTFVLESYTTKVNWIMNRALFSSHCYLSWGFVAPYLMAMTHVAAALRIYIRGYAHEETIFVSNGLLLVTGLAVCTFIELFSMWNLTRIEVQLCNMLSPEAPQLSLATYNWVLVFIAMLVDNFLYPISAFRSHFSQSINWSGIRYHLKNGKIYKIERSKGKGPIYTDLGGKHLYGKKGAPPKTSFLGSLVKSLAQWRQPKKFDG, encoded by the exons GGATGTGTGATCTGCCTAGCACTTGCCATTGGGTGGGCTTTTGCTGCTTTTGTCAG aaatagagagatcaagCGGATGAAGAATAGTATGAGAGCTGGCAATAGCTTTGCATTTCTTTTTCATGATATTACTGAACTGGAGCACTCAAATCAGGTCAATCTGCCTCGAGTTACTGTTGTTATGCCTTTAAAGGGGTTTGGAGAACACAACTTACATAATTGGAGAAGTCAG ATAACATCTCTCTATGGTGGTCCTCTAGAATTCCTTTTTGTGGTGGAAAGTACAGAAGACCCAGCATACCATGCTATATCTCGCTTAGTAACTGAATTTAag GATGATGTTGATGCTAGAGTTATTGTAGCTGGTTTGTCAACAACTTGTAGTCAGAAAATCCACAACCAGTTG TTTGGTGTAGAGAAAATGCATAAAGACAGCAAGTATGTATTATTTTTGGATGATGATGTTAGACTGCACCCTGGTTCAATTGGAGCCCTGACTGCTGAAATGGAAAAAACCCCTGAG ATATTTATTCAAACTGGGTACCCTCTTGATCTGCCTTCGGGGAGTTTAGGAAGCTATTGCATCTATGAATATCACATG ATGCATGCTGATGATTTTAGATATGACCGCTATGGTGTGGTATCAGGACTACGAGATGGTGGATACTCGGATGATATGACTTTTGCAGCTATAGCTG GGGCTCATAAGAGGCTTATTACATCACCTCCAGTTGCTGTTTTTCCTCACCCACTTGCTAGTGATCTTAGTTTTTCGAG GTACTGGAATTACTTGAGGAAGCAAACATTTGTCTTGGAATCATATACAACAAAGGTTAATTGGATAATGAACCGTGCATTATTTTCTTCCCACTGCTACTTGTCATGGGGGTTTGTGGCGCCATACCTTATGGCTATGACTCATGTTGCAGCTGCACTCCGAATCTATATCCGAGGATATGCACACGAGGAAACAATCTTTGTTTCCAACG GGTTGTTACTGGTCACCGGCCTAGCTGTGTGCACTTTTATAGAACTTTTCTCAATGTGGAATTTGACGAGAATAGAAGTTCAACTATGCAACATGCTATCCCCTGAGGCACCTCAACTCTCTCTTGCTACTTATAACTGGGTCCTT GTATTCATTGCAATGCTGGTGGATAACTTCCTATACCCCATATCTGCATTCCGTTCACACTTTTCTCAGTCTATAAATTGGTCTGGTATTCGGTACCACTTGAAGAATGGGAAAATATACAAG ATCGAAagaagcaagggtaaaggcccAATTTACACGGACTTGGGAGGAAAACATTTATACGGGAAGAAAGGAGCTCCTCCAAAAACCTCTTTCCTTGGCTCTTTGGTAAAGAGTTTGGCACAGTGGCGACAGCCTAAGAAGTTTGATGGCTAG
- the LOC110603710 gene encoding uncharacterized protein LOC110603710 isoform X1, which produces MPALRYLDWFLFSLSRAFCSPLAIFIQIQGCVICLALAIGWAFAAFVRNREIKRMKNSMRAGNSFAFLFHDITELEHSNQVNLPRVTVVMPLKGFGEHNLHNWRSQITSLYGGPLEFLFVVESTEDPAYHAISRLVTEFKDDVDARVIVAGLSTTCSQKIHNQLFGVEKMHKDSKYVLFLDDDVRLHPGSIGALTAEMEKTPEIFIQTGYPLDLPSGSLGSYCIYEYHMPCSMGFATGGKTFFLWGGCMMMHADDFRYDRYGVVSGLRDGGYSDDMTFAAIAGAHKRLITSPPVAVFPHPLASDLSFSRYWNYLRKQTFVLESYTTKVNWIMNRALFSSHCYLSWGFVAPYLMAMTHVAAALRIYIRGYAHEETIFVSNGLLLVTGLAVCTFIELFSMWNLTRIEVQLCNMLSPEAPQLSLATYNWVLVFIAMLVDNFLYPISAFRSHFSQSINWSGIRYHLKNGKIYKIERSKGKGPIYTDLGGKHLYGKKGAPPKTSFLGSLVKSLAQWRQPKKFDG; this is translated from the exons GGATGTGTGATCTGCCTAGCACTTGCCATTGGGTGGGCTTTTGCTGCTTTTGTCAG aaatagagagatcaagCGGATGAAGAATAGTATGAGAGCTGGCAATAGCTTTGCATTTCTTTTTCATGATATTACTGAACTGGAGCACTCAAATCAGGTCAATCTGCCTCGAGTTACTGTTGTTATGCCTTTAAAGGGGTTTGGAGAACACAACTTACATAATTGGAGAAGTCAG ATAACATCTCTCTATGGTGGTCCTCTAGAATTCCTTTTTGTGGTGGAAAGTACAGAAGACCCAGCATACCATGCTATATCTCGCTTAGTAACTGAATTTAag GATGATGTTGATGCTAGAGTTATTGTAGCTGGTTTGTCAACAACTTGTAGTCAGAAAATCCACAACCAGTTG TTTGGTGTAGAGAAAATGCATAAAGACAGCAAGTATGTATTATTTTTGGATGATGATGTTAGACTGCACCCTGGTTCAATTGGAGCCCTGACTGCTGAAATGGAAAAAACCCCTGAG ATATTTATTCAAACTGGGTACCCTCTTGATCTGCCTTCGGGGAGTTTAGGAAGCTATTGCATCTATGAATATCACATG CCTTGTTCAATGGGCTTTGCCACTGGTGGGAAAACATTCTTTCTTTGGGGCGGGTGCATGATG ATGCATGCTGATGATTTTAGATATGACCGCTATGGTGTGGTATCAGGACTACGAGATGGTGGATACTCGGATGATATGACTTTTGCAGCTATAGCTG GGGCTCATAAGAGGCTTATTACATCACCTCCAGTTGCTGTTTTTCCTCACCCACTTGCTAGTGATCTTAGTTTTTCGAG GTACTGGAATTACTTGAGGAAGCAAACATTTGTCTTGGAATCATATACAACAAAGGTTAATTGGATAATGAACCGTGCATTATTTTCTTCCCACTGCTACTTGTCATGGGGGTTTGTGGCGCCATACCTTATGGCTATGACTCATGTTGCAGCTGCACTCCGAATCTATATCCGAGGATATGCACACGAGGAAACAATCTTTGTTTCCAACG GGTTGTTACTGGTCACCGGCCTAGCTGTGTGCACTTTTATAGAACTTTTCTCAATGTGGAATTTGACGAGAATAGAAGTTCAACTATGCAACATGCTATCCCCTGAGGCACCTCAACTCTCTCTTGCTACTTATAACTGGGTCCTT GTATTCATTGCAATGCTGGTGGATAACTTCCTATACCCCATATCTGCATTCCGTTCACACTTTTCTCAGTCTATAAATTGGTCTGGTATTCGGTACCACTTGAAGAATGGGAAAATATACAAG ATCGAAagaagcaagggtaaaggcccAATTTACACGGACTTGGGAGGAAAACATTTATACGGGAAGAAAGGAGCTCCTCCAAAAACCTCTTTCCTTGGCTCTTTGGTAAAGAGTTTGGCACAGTGGCGACAGCCTAAGAAGTTTGATGGCTAG